One window from the genome of Streptomyces sp. NBC_01571 encodes:
- the dpgB gene encoding enoyl-CoA-hydratase DpgB gives MAEERAPAELVELMVDGTRPLTVMEAKAVNDVCDRCEDGDATVLVLRVQGAPSAVTAVDMRVLTQWEGALRRLERMPTLSVALAGASCGGLALDALLAADYRIAAAGVQLVSSMAAGGVWPGMALYRLGSVSCAAAVWRAVYFGVPIGLDEARACGLVDEVAAAVLEEPSSVVSRLTARLQAPWERAWRCGRLCSTRVPLRTSRARSVLQWSMIPRRAVVGSRGNVAPGGRRASWRGARPISPAVTGRPSDSLRTSATNGTVSSRGLTPRLVQPATLVWV, from the coding sequence ATGGCTGAGGAGAGGGCGCCCGCCGAGCTGGTGGAACTCATGGTCGACGGGACACGACCGCTGACGGTGATGGAGGCCAAGGCGGTCAACGACGTGTGCGATCGATGCGAGGACGGGGACGCGACGGTCCTGGTGCTGCGCGTTCAGGGCGCTCCTTCAGCGGTGACGGCGGTGGATATGCGCGTGCTGACGCAGTGGGAGGGCGCGCTGCGGCGGCTGGAACGGATGCCGACGCTGTCCGTGGCGCTCGCCGGCGCATCGTGTGGAGGTCTGGCTCTGGACGCGCTGCTGGCTGCGGATTACCGCATCGCGGCTGCGGGGGTGCAGCTGGTGTCGTCGATGGCGGCGGGGGGCGTCTGGCCGGGCATGGCCCTGTACCGGCTGGGCAGCGTGTCCTGCGCGGCCGCGGTTTGGCGGGCGGTGTATTTCGGAGTGCCGATCGGGCTGGACGAGGCCCGGGCGTGTGGGCTGGTCGACGAGGTGGCCGCCGCGGTGCTCGAGGAGCCGTCGTCTGTGGTGAGTCGGCTGACCGCCCGACTGCAGGCGCCGTGGGAGCGGGCCTGGCGATGCGGCAGGCTTTGCTCCACGAGAGTGCCTCTACGGACTTCGAGGGCGCGCTCGGTGCTCCAATGGTCGATGATCCCCCGTAGAGCGGTGGTCGGGTCGCGGGGGAATGTGGCGCCCGGCGGCAGGCGCGCCTCCTGGAGGGGAGCAAGACCGATCTCCCCGGCTGTGACCGGGCGTCCGAGCGACTCACTGAGGACTTCGGCCACAAACGGGACTGTTTCATCCCGGGGCCTGACGCCTCGCCTGGTCCAGCCAGCAACACTCGTATGGGTGTAA
- a CDS encoding DegT/DnrJ/EryC1/StrS aminotransferase family protein, which produces MHGPETDAAAQAILDGQYGHGPRANLFERELAAYLSVPDVVAVSSATMGIQLALLVCGIGPGDDVIVPSQTFAATIQPITALRARPRFVDHDPGTLCIEPAAVLEALTPDTRAVIPVLYGGRPVDVSSILDRLQERGITVIEDAAQAFGSRLRDVLVGADEDIVTVFSFGPIKQVTALVGATPRGRICASRCPQAPMVLRQGRETHQVNRASAGEVPRPGASDGAPVDHHGRW; this is translated from the coding sequence CTGCATGGCCCGGAGACAGACGCCGCGGCGCAGGCCATCCTCGACGGGCAATACGGTCACGGCCCGCGCGCCAACCTGTTCGAACGGGAGCTCGCCGCGTACCTGTCGGTGCCGGACGTGGTAGCCGTGTCCTCCGCCACGATGGGCATCCAGCTGGCGCTGCTCGTGTGCGGGATCGGGCCGGGCGACGACGTCATCGTGCCCTCTCAGACGTTTGCCGCGACGATTCAGCCCATCACCGCGCTGAGGGCCAGGCCTCGCTTCGTCGACCACGATCCCGGCACTCTGTGCATCGAGCCGGCCGCCGTGCTGGAGGCGCTCACGCCCGACACCCGCGCGGTGATCCCGGTGCTCTACGGCGGCCGGCCGGTCGACGTCAGCAGCATCCTGGACCGCCTCCAGGAGCGCGGCATCACCGTCATCGAGGACGCAGCCCAGGCCTTCGGATCCCGTCTGCGCGATGTGCTGGTCGGTGCCGACGAGGACATCGTGACGGTTTTCTCCTTCGGCCCGATCAAACAGGTCACGGCGCTCGTGGGGGCAACGCCACGCGGCCGCATCTGCGCTTCGAGATGTCCACAGGCCCCCATGGTCCTACGGCAAGGTCGCGAAACCCATCAGGTGAACCGCGCGAGCGCCGGGGAGGTCCCACGTCCGGGGGCGTCCGATGGCGCCCCCGTGGATCACCACGGACGATGGTGA
- a CDS encoding asparagine synthase-related protein, with amino-acid sequence MDALRLEWAAGAPKLRATDAMARHGLVTTVSSPAGTAAVVGWVGSARDRVTGAHALLDAYGRQGAALPSPPGDYAAVLVCRDRILLTRDEQARIPLFFRVSGGRVNAVSTSARALGSADGLDPRYFCRYLTGNMAQPHTEMTPFTGVHRVLGGEVVELSLTGQLRGHTPRRARPATDAPASTADGPRLDEAAQDLRLALENAVGRRMGTTTACHVSGGTDSTGVALLAARSLATGSGCPRELVLLAGRFSQGELAAEQPYVDLALAEIRRHTPAVRPVIVDADDVVDFDDFRHHAGDADEPHAHAFRAPFWSRLHGAAAGLGCDTLLTGCGADPVADANPFDLHRLARTGRLRQMSRQARAWAAGSERGLRDVVHAYVVQPTLPLTAERITALSCGGTVLGGLGTFARPRWLRPGFARAYGFREARIAESRFVFGRRPEQSLYDAANYLAAPDPLSWHRAGQDGFFLSHPFLDPEVVATMSRLPAAATFRPGRPKAVLREALADLLPAPIRARAVKVPFDDLYARGLRRHGEELIGLCRSARHPLITEMFDVETLCRAVREAQLGMGDAYAWDRMNSSLALVAWLEGLSAGS; translated from the coding sequence ATGGACGCCCTCCGCCTCGAGTGGGCGGCCGGCGCCCCGAAGCTCCGGGCCACCGACGCCATGGCGCGTCATGGACTCGTGACGACGGTCTCCTCGCCGGCCGGCACCGCGGCCGTCGTCGGCTGGGTGGGCTCGGCCCGCGACCGGGTGACGGGCGCGCACGCCCTCCTCGACGCCTACGGCCGGCAGGGAGCGGCCCTGCCGTCACCGCCCGGCGACTACGCGGCCGTACTGGTGTGCCGCGACCGCATTCTCCTGACCCGTGACGAGCAGGCACGCATCCCCCTGTTCTTCAGGGTGTCTGGGGGCCGCGTGAACGCCGTGAGCACGTCCGCCCGAGCCCTGGGCAGCGCCGACGGGCTGGACCCCCGCTACTTCTGCCGGTACCTCACCGGGAACATGGCGCAACCGCACACGGAAATGACCCCGTTCACCGGCGTGCACCGCGTCCTCGGCGGTGAGGTGGTGGAGCTGTCCCTCACCGGGCAGCTGCGCGGTCATACGCCACGCCGCGCCCGCCCCGCCACCGACGCACCCGCGTCGACAGCCGACGGACCCCGCCTCGACGAGGCCGCGCAGGACCTGCGCCTGGCGCTGGAGAACGCCGTCGGACGCCGTATGGGCACCACGACGGCATGCCATGTCTCGGGCGGCACCGACTCCACGGGTGTTGCGCTGCTCGCCGCGCGTTCTCTGGCCACGGGGTCCGGCTGCCCGCGAGAGCTCGTCCTGCTCGCCGGGCGCTTCTCCCAGGGGGAGCTGGCCGCGGAGCAGCCGTACGTCGACCTCGCACTGGCGGAGATCCGCCGGCACACCCCAGCGGTCCGCCCGGTGATCGTCGACGCCGACGACGTGGTCGACTTCGACGACTTCCGCCACCACGCGGGAGACGCGGACGAACCTCATGCGCACGCGTTCCGCGCCCCGTTCTGGAGCAGACTCCACGGCGCAGCCGCGGGACTTGGCTGCGACACCCTCCTGACCGGGTGCGGGGCCGATCCGGTCGCCGACGCCAACCCCTTCGACCTGCACAGGCTCGCCCGCACGGGCCGGCTCCGGCAGATGAGCCGGCAGGCACGCGCCTGGGCCGCAGGGAGCGAACGGGGCCTGCGGGACGTCGTCCACGCCTACGTGGTCCAGCCGACTCTCCCGCTCACGGCCGAACGGATCACCGCACTGTCCTGCGGCGGAACGGTGCTAGGCGGACTCGGCACCTTCGCCCGCCCCCGATGGCTGCGGCCCGGATTCGCACGGGCTTACGGGTTCCGGGAGGCCCGCATCGCGGAGAGCCGCTTCGTCTTCGGGCGCAGACCGGAACAGTCGCTGTACGACGCCGCCAACTACCTCGCCGCCCCCGATCCGCTGTCCTGGCATCGGGCCGGACAAGACGGGTTCTTCCTCTCGCACCCCTTTCTCGACCCCGAGGTCGTGGCCACGATGAGTCGCCTCCCCGCGGCAGCCACGTTCCGGCCGGGCCGTCCGAAGGCCGTTCTCCGTGAGGCCTTGGCGGACCTGCTCCCGGCCCCGATCCGCGCCAGGGCGGTCAAGGTCCCCTTCGACGACCTCTACGCGCGCGGCCTGCGCAGACACGGCGAGGAACTCATCGGCCTGTGCCGCTCCGCCCGGCATCCGCTCATCACGGAGATGTTCGACGTCGAGACGCTGTGCCGGGCTGTGCGGGAGGCGCAGCTCGGCATGGGGGACGCGTACGCCTGGGACCGGATGAACAGCTCGCTCGCGCTGGTGGCCTGGCTGGAGGGGCTCAGCGCTGGTTCTTGA
- a CDS encoding lasso peptide biosynthesis B2 protein — translation MTEDTNALAAMARSLSPHCRVTEMSDGALIADWKRTRFLGMATADLRKFAEGTPEERAELFTVLLRAGCVRDRPKQHADAGVGPWLRGVHLLIRTVGFGRVLRLLSLAAPEYARADVPSAEEVRRLKRAVQAHSRGSWLVDGDCKSEAVTAFVLLRRSGLEAVLHVGVREHPFALHAWTVSAGQCIPDADPQGHAFDPVLSIDGGGR, via the coding sequence GCCGTGTCACCGAGATGTCCGACGGGGCGCTGATCGCGGACTGGAAACGGACGCGTTTCCTCGGGATGGCGACGGCGGATCTCCGTAAGTTCGCTGAAGGAACCCCTGAGGAACGCGCCGAGCTCTTCACCGTGCTCCTGCGTGCGGGCTGTGTCCGGGACCGCCCCAAGCAGCACGCCGACGCCGGTGTCGGACCCTGGCTGCGCGGAGTGCACCTGCTGATCCGCACCGTGGGATTCGGGCGGGTCCTGCGGTTGCTGTCCCTGGCCGCCCCGGAATACGCCCGCGCGGACGTGCCCTCCGCGGAGGAGGTCCGACGGCTGAAGCGAGCGGTGCAGGCGCACAGCCGCGGCAGCTGGCTGGTCGACGGCGACTGCAAGTCCGAGGCGGTGACAGCCTTCGTCCTGCTGCGCCGGTCCGGTCTGGAGGCCGTACTCCACGTCGGTGTGCGCGAGCACCCGTTCGCCCTCCACGCCTGGACGGTCTCGGCCGGTCAGTGCATCCCGGACGCCGATCCGCAAGGGCACGCCTTCGACCCCGTGCTCTCGATCGACGGCGGGGGACGGTGA